From Sporosarcina sp. Marseille-Q4943, the proteins below share one genomic window:
- the dnaB gene encoding replicative DNA helicase has translation MMDQMYDRVPPHNNEAEQSVIGAVFLQPEALITASEILRPDDFYKTAHEKIFDTMLILSDKGQAIDVVTVTEELSAKKELEDVGGISYLTEIANAVPTAANIEYYAKIVEEKSILRRLIRVATNIVEEGFTKEDEVEAVLSEAEKRIMEVSNRKNAGDFKHIKDVLVETYDNIELLHTRKGEVTGIPTGFRDLDKITAGFQRNDLIIVAARPSVGKTAFALNVAQNVATKTDENVAIFSLEMGAEQLVMRMLCAEGNIDAQVMRTGNLEAEDWRKLTMAMGSLSNAGIFIDDSPGIRINEIRSKCRRLQQEHGLGMIMIDYLQLIMGSGRSGENRQQEVSEISRSLKALARELKIPVIALSQLSRGVEQRQDKRPMMSDLRESGSIEQDADIVSFLYREDYYDKETENQNMIEIIIAKQRNGPTGTVTLAFAKEFNKFLNIDWSQHEAPSYQ, from the coding sequence ATGATGGACCAGATGTATGATCGCGTTCCCCCGCATAACAACGAAGCTGAGCAATCCGTCATTGGTGCAGTCTTCCTGCAACCGGAAGCGCTGATTACGGCTTCGGAAATTCTTCGCCCGGATGACTTTTACAAAACGGCGCACGAGAAGATCTTTGACACGATGCTAATCCTGAGCGACAAAGGACAAGCGATTGACGTCGTCACGGTTACCGAAGAGCTTTCCGCCAAAAAGGAATTAGAAGATGTCGGTGGCATTTCATATTTGACCGAAATTGCAAATGCCGTACCGACGGCGGCGAATATTGAGTATTATGCCAAGATTGTCGAAGAGAAATCCATTCTGAGACGGCTCATCCGAGTGGCGACCAATATCGTCGAGGAAGGTTTCACAAAAGAGGATGAAGTTGAAGCAGTCCTTTCCGAAGCTGAAAAAAGGATCATGGAAGTTTCCAACCGGAAAAATGCCGGAGATTTCAAGCACATTAAAGATGTCCTTGTGGAAACATACGACAATATCGAACTTCTTCATACGAGAAAAGGCGAAGTGACTGGCATTCCGACCGGGTTCCGAGACCTTGACAAGATAACGGCCGGCTTTCAGCGGAATGACCTGATCATCGTTGCCGCCCGTCCTTCCGTCGGTAAAACGGCGTTTGCCTTGAACGTCGCCCAAAACGTGGCGACGAAGACAGATGAAAACGTTGCGATTTTTAGTTTGGAGATGGGTGCGGAACAACTCGTCATGCGTATGCTTTGTGCGGAAGGAAATATTGACGCGCAAGTGATGCGTACAGGGAACTTGGAAGCAGAGGATTGGCGGAAATTGACGATGGCGATGGGAAGCCTGTCCAACGCCGGAATCTTCATTGACGACTCCCCGGGCATCCGGATTAACGAAATCCGCTCCAAGTGCCGACGACTTCAGCAAGAGCATGGTTTAGGCATGATTATGATCGATTATTTGCAGCTTATCATGGGAAGCGGCCGTTCCGGCGAGAACCGTCAGCAGGAAGTTTCCGAAATATCCCGTTCCTTAAAAGCGCTTGCCCGGGAATTGAAGATCCCGGTCATCGCACTCTCCCAGCTTTCCCGTGGCGTAGAGCAGCGTCAAGACAAGCGGCCGATGATGTCCGACTTGAGGGAATCGGGAAGTATCGAGCAAGATGCGGATATCGTTTCTTTCCTTTATCGGGAAGATTACTATGATAAAGAAACAGAGAATCAGAATATGATTGAAATCATCATAGCGAAGCAGCGGAACGGCCCAACCGGTACCGTCACTCTAGCTTTCGCCAAGGAGTTCAATAAGTTCC
- the rplI gene encoding 50S ribosomal protein L9, giving the protein MKVIFLKDVKGKGKKGEVKEVSVGYAQNYLLKNKLAIEATPANLSQLEGQKKRAEKDAAAELAEAKKLKELIDETTVEMKAKSGEGGRLFGSITTKQIADALEKNHKIKVDRRKMELPDAIRALGYTNVPIKLHPEVTATLKVHVTEE; this is encoded by the coding sequence ATGAAAGTTATTTTTTTGAAAGATGTTAAAGGCAAAGGTAAAAAAGGCGAAGTGAAAGAAGTATCTGTCGGCTATGCGCAAAACTACCTGTTGAAAAACAAATTGGCCATTGAAGCTACACCTGCAAACTTAAGCCAGCTTGAAGGTCAGAAGAAGCGTGCCGAGAAAGACGCGGCGGCGGAACTGGCTGAAGCAAAGAAGCTGAAAGAACTCATCGATGAGACGACTGTGGAAATGAAAGCGAAATCCGGAGAAGGTGGACGCCTCTTCGGTTCGATCACAACGAAGCAAATTGCTGACGCTCTCGAGAAAAATCATAAAATCAAAGTGGATCGCCGTAAGATGGAACTGCCTGATGCAATACGGGCTCTCGGCTATACAAATGTGCCGATCAAACTGCACCCGGAAGTTACCGCTACGCTTAAAGTCCATGTAACCGAAGAATGA
- a CDS encoding DHH family phosphoesterase yields the protein MRSIFRRRAIRYPLTVISLLGLIAAVLLFLSNFWEGLLFTIPFTIAAGIAWKLEEQTYVETEKHIESLSYRMKKVGEEALLELPIAIILFNEKQIIEWANPYAVNIFDKETLIGEELFQLSEAFQSVIKNEGQKTTLKVGVSTYQVIYRAEEKLIYLFDITEKVEIESLYYQDRTVLGVMLIDNYDELAQTMDDQTRSNLNSLVTSLVNQWALDNGIFVKRIASDRFLAVFNEAILSKLETAKFSILDDIREKTAKHNASLTLSIGVGTGSASLTELGELAQSSLDLVLGRGGDQVAIKHKDGKLKFFGGKTNPVEKRTRVRARVISHALRDLIQGSDKVVIMGHKMPDMDAIGASIGVRKMARMNNVEGHVVLNFDELDGSVTRLMEEIKKDEELFAQFIDPETALSMLTERSLLVIVDTHKPSMVIDERLIDKAEKVVVIDHHRRGEEFINNTMLVYMEPYASSTAELVTELVEYQPKHEKLTMLESTALLAGIVVDTKSFTLRTGSRTFEAASYLRTNGADTVLVQRLLKEDIGTYIQRSKLIETVELTSSGIAIAKGEEGTVYSSVLIAQTADILLTMQGVIASFVIASRSDGKIGISARSLGELNVQLVMEELGGGGHLTNAACQLEVETIEEAEHLLKSAIEDKNEGGK from the coding sequence ATGAGGTCAATTTTTAGAAGAAGAGCTATCCGATACCCACTGACTGTCATATCTCTCCTTGGATTGATAGCGGCCGTCCTTTTATTCCTATCGAATTTCTGGGAGGGCCTTTTATTTACGATCCCTTTCACGATAGCAGCAGGCATCGCCTGGAAGCTTGAAGAGCAGACGTATGTCGAGACGGAAAAGCATATCGAATCTCTCTCCTATCGCATGAAAAAGGTTGGGGAAGAGGCGCTGCTCGAGCTGCCGATCGCCATTATCCTTTTTAATGAAAAACAGATTATCGAATGGGCGAACCCGTATGCCGTCAATATCTTTGATAAAGAGACGCTTATTGGGGAGGAATTGTTCCAGCTATCCGAAGCATTTCAATCCGTTATTAAAAATGAAGGACAGAAAACGACATTGAAGGTCGGTGTTTCAACATATCAAGTCATTTACAGGGCTGAGGAAAAACTGATCTATTTATTCGACATCACTGAAAAAGTGGAGATCGAATCTCTCTATTATCAAGACCGGACAGTGCTCGGAGTCATGCTTATCGACAACTACGACGAGCTTGCCCAGACGATGGACGACCAGACGAGGAGCAATCTCAACTCGCTTGTCACATCACTAGTGAATCAGTGGGCATTGGATAACGGCATCTTTGTAAAAAGGATTGCATCTGATCGTTTTTTAGCGGTTTTCAATGAAGCGATCCTGTCCAAGTTGGAAACGGCGAAGTTTTCGATATTAGATGATATACGGGAAAAGACCGCTAAGCACAATGCAAGCTTGACGCTTAGCATCGGTGTCGGAACCGGCTCCGCCTCGCTGACAGAGCTTGGAGAGCTCGCACAATCCAGTCTGGATCTCGTACTCGGTCGCGGAGGCGATCAGGTCGCCATTAAGCATAAGGATGGCAAACTCAAATTTTTCGGAGGCAAGACAAATCCGGTGGAAAAGAGGACCCGTGTCCGTGCCAGGGTCATTTCACACGCTTTACGCGATTTGATCCAAGGCAGCGATAAAGTGGTTATCATGGGCCACAAAATGCCCGACATGGACGCAATTGGAGCATCCATCGGGGTTCGGAAGATGGCTAGAATGAATAACGTGGAAGGCCATGTTGTCCTCAACTTTGACGAGCTCGATGGCAGCGTGACCCGCCTGATGGAAGAAATTAAAAAAGACGAAGAGTTGTTTGCCCAATTTATCGATCCGGAAACCGCGTTATCGATGCTGACAGAGAGATCCCTTCTTGTCATCGTCGATACGCATAAACCGAGTATGGTCATCGATGAGCGATTGATCGATAAGGCCGAAAAGGTCGTTGTCATCGACCATCATCGACGAGGCGAGGAATTTATTAATAATACGATGCTCGTCTATATGGAACCGTATGCTTCATCGACAGCCGAGCTTGTGACAGAGCTTGTGGAATATCAGCCGAAGCATGAAAAGCTGACGATGCTCGAATCAACTGCGTTGCTCGCAGGGATTGTCGTCGATACGAAAAGCTTTACGCTGAGGACGGGATCAAGAACCTTCGAGGCGGCTTCCTATTTACGGACAAACGGCGCCGACACAGTGCTTGTACAGCGATTGCTGAAGGAAGATATCGGGACATATATTCAGCGGTCCAAACTGATCGAAACGGTGGAGCTTACTTCTTCTGGCATCGCGATTGCAAAAGGGGAGGAAGGCACCGTCTATAGTTCAGTTCTGATTGCACAGACAGCAGATATTCTCCTGACGATGCAAGGGGTCATCGCCTCGTTCGTCATCGCTTCCCGCTCGGACGGGAAAATCGGCATCAGTGCAAGATCCCTTGGAGAGCTTAATGTACAGCTCGTCATGGAGGAGCTTGGCGGTGGTGGGCATTTGACGAATGCCGCCTGCCAGCTTGAAGTGGAAACGATAGAAGAAGCGGAGCATTTATTGAAATCCGCTATAGAAGATAAAAATGAAGGGGGAAAATGA
- a CDS encoding YybS family protein → MMQDQSQKITYGAMMLALFTILLAGAAYVPFLGSIIMIFIPLPIILYRLRYDRSSTIFVVIGGSILSLIVGGILLMPFALMFGVLAFLVAESVLLGKSKLYTFMATGLFFIVTGALVYLIAAIVFEVNAIDSLMTMLKEAETQFKASLESLGALPGNYEMIVEEAFTMYRSAIPAMFILAVYGFTFIMVIPNFEMLRRLGHQVPTFPPFREMRLPVITIFIYGLIILLPWMMDLKPESSAYLLYVNATIILRFLLLLQGLALIHYFMYKMKVPAIVTVLSTIFALLFSPITTLLGILDIGVNIRAWIGKDNLK, encoded by the coding sequence ATGATGCAGGACCAATCACAAAAAATAACATACGGTGCGATGATGCTCGCATTGTTCACGATACTCCTGGCAGGGGCCGCTTATGTCCCTTTCCTCGGAAGTATCATAATGATTTTCATTCCATTGCCAATCATACTTTATCGGCTGCGCTACGATAGGAGCTCGACGATTTTCGTTGTCATTGGCGGCAGTATTCTGTCCCTGATCGTTGGAGGCATTTTGTTAATGCCTTTTGCATTGATGTTCGGGGTGCTCGCCTTCCTCGTTGCCGAATCGGTGCTTTTGGGCAAATCAAAGCTGTACACGTTCATGGCAACGGGACTCTTCTTCATCGTGACAGGCGCATTGGTTTATCTCATAGCCGCGATTGTTTTCGAAGTCAATGCAATCGATAGTCTGATGACGATGCTGAAAGAGGCGGAGACGCAATTCAAGGCGTCGCTCGAAAGCTTGGGAGCATTGCCGGGGAACTACGAAATGATAGTAGAAGAAGCGTTCACTATGTACCGGTCTGCAATTCCAGCTATGTTCATCCTGGCGGTATATGGTTTTACGTTCATTATGGTAATCCCCAATTTCGAGATGCTCCGCCGACTTGGCCATCAAGTGCCTACGTTTCCACCATTCCGGGAGATGAGGCTGCCCGTCATCACCATTTTCATCTATGGGCTCATCATTCTACTTCCATGGATGATGGACTTGAAACCGGAGTCTTCGGCTTACTTGCTATATGTAAATGCGACAATCATTTTACGATTCCTCTTGCTATTGCAAGGGCTCGCATTGATTCACTACTTTATGTACAAAATGAAAGTACCGGCTATTGTCACGGTACTTTCCACGATTTTCGCATTGCTTTTCAGTCCAATAACCACACTTCTTGGCATACTTGATATAGGCGTGAATATCCGTGCTTGGATCGGAAAAGACAACTTGAAGTAA
- the rpsR gene encoding 30S ribosomal protein S18, with product MAPRRGGRRRRKVCYFTSNNITNIDYKDTDLLKKFVSERGKILPRRVTGTSAKYQRKLTSAIKRARIMALLPFVSEER from the coding sequence ATGGCACCACGCCGTGGAGGTCGCAGACGTCGTAAAGTCTGCTATTTTACATCGAACAACATTACAAATATCGATTATAAAGATACTGATCTACTTAAGAAATTCGTTTCTGAACGTGGAAAGATCTTACCTCGCCGTGTAACTGGTACAAGCGCGAAATATCAACGTAAATTAACGTCTGCTATTAAACGTGCTCGTATTATGGCACTTCTTCCGTTCGTTTCGGAAGAAAGATAA
- the ssb gene encoding single-stranded DNA-binding protein, which yields MINRVVLVGRLTKDPELKYTQSGIAVTRFTLAVNRTFSSQSGEREADFINCVTWRKQAENTANFLRKGSLAGIEGRIQTSSFDGQDGKRVFMTEVVADSVQFLEPRSANAERSGAAYGGAPQNEQPYYQNQQPNQQYQQPAQQNYTRTDNDPFGTSSGPIEVSDDDLPF from the coding sequence ATGATTAACCGTGTCGTTTTAGTTGGCCGATTGACAAAAGATCCTGAACTCAAGTACACACAGAGCGGAATTGCGGTAACACGCTTTACGCTAGCGGTGAATCGGACATTCTCGAGCCAATCGGGCGAGCGTGAAGCTGATTTCATCAACTGTGTCACTTGGAGGAAGCAGGCGGAAAACACTGCGAACTTTTTACGTAAAGGAAGTCTTGCTGGAATCGAAGGCCGTATCCAAACGAGCAGCTTCGATGGACAAGATGGCAAGCGTGTCTTCATGACAGAAGTCGTAGCGGACAGCGTGCAATTCCTTGAACCGCGCAGTGCAAATGCTGAGAGATCCGGAGCTGCTTATGGTGGAGCACCACAGAACGAACAACCGTATTATCAGAATCAGCAGCCGAACCAGCAATATCAACAACCAGCTCAACAAAACTATACACGTACTGACAACGATCCATTCGGTACGAGCAGCGGTCCGATTGAAGTATCGGATGACGATCTGCCGTTCTGA
- the rpsF gene encoding 30S ribosomal protein S6, whose product MRKYEIMYIIRPTVEDEAKKALITRFDDILTSNGAEIIESKEWGKRRLAYEIDDLREGYYQLVTLNAGTEAIDEFNRLANINEDIIRHMAVRLDN is encoded by the coding sequence ATGAGAAAGTACGAAATCATGTACATCATCCGTCCAACAGTAGAAGATGAAGCAAAAAAAGCATTGATCACTCGTTTCGATGACATCCTAACTTCAAACGGAGCGGAAATCATCGAGTCGAAAGAGTGGGGCAAGCGTCGTCTTGCTTACGAAATCGACGACTTGCGTGAAGGCTACTACCAATTGGTAACACTAAACGCAGGAACTGAAGCTATCGATGAATTCAATCGTCTTGCGAACATCAACGAAGATATCATTCGTCATATGGCTGTTCGTCTGGACAACTAA
- a CDS encoding DUF3267 domain-containing protein, producing the protein MLTGFPLQADAFRGHGFNLLVTAFLRGFQLVLFPQESPPSTPILGNSFQFINPTYSLRVYLLVRGDDLMEDFSGPDKIIEIDLPKVAKSGLWVTFLTLIGLLVVDGLIYQELSFTFTVWNVLFFVGGYVLLIILHELFHLLGFRMFGNVPWKSMIVGMNLKLGIAYATTDRLMTNKAIQKALLLPFWTTGVVPAMIGLVTSNGIWLGLAAFLIGGAAGDFAMYKELRKLPDDWLVKDDPEKPKLYLFKPGRNIQ; encoded by the coding sequence TTGCTAACCGGATTTCCGTTACAGGCGGACGCTTTCCGCGGGCACGGCTTCAATCTCCTCGTCACTGCGTTCCTGCGGGGCTTTCAGCTCGTGCTGTTCCCGCAGGAGTCGCCGCCTTCCACTCCAATCCTTGGCAATTCTTTTCAATTTATAAATCCAACATATTCGCTTCGTGTATACTTATTAGTAAGAGGTGATGATTTAATGGAAGACTTCTCTGGACCGGATAAGATAATTGAGATTGATTTGCCGAAGGTGGCTAAGAGTGGGTTGTGGGTGACGTTTTTGACGCTCATTGGATTGCTTGTTGTAGATGGTCTTATTTATCAGGAACTATCTTTTACATTCACCGTTTGGAATGTTCTGTTTTTTGTTGGTGGATATGTGCTCTTGATTATTCTTCATGAGCTTTTTCATCTGCTTGGTTTCAGGATGTTCGGTAACGTGCCTTGGAAGAGCATGATTGTTGGAATGAATCTCAAATTGGGTATTGCTTATGCAACGACTGATCGCCTAATGACGAACAAGGCTATCCAAAAAGCTTTATTGCTTCCTTTTTGGACTACTGGCGTAGTACCCGCTATGATCGGACTTGTTACAAGCAACGGTATTTGGCTTGGGCTAGCCGCTTTTCTGATTGGCGGTGCTGCTGGTGACTTTGCGATGTATAAGGAGCTGCGGAAACTTCCGGATGATTGGCTAGTAAAGGATGATCCCGAGAAGCCGAAGCTATACTTATTTAAGCCAGGACGCAATATACAGTAA
- the ychF gene encoding redox-regulated ATPase YchF, which yields MALTAGIVGLPNVGKSTLFNAITKAGAEAANYPFCTIDPNVGIVEVPDERLQKLTELVVPKKTVPTAFEFTDIAGIVEGASKGEGLGNKFLSHIREVDAICQVVRCFDDENITHVSGKVNPIDDIEVINLELILADMESVEKRLTRVSKMAKQKDKDSMAEEPVLLKLKEAFENEKPARSVELTPEEFQLIKGMHLLTIKPMLYVANVSEDEIANAEENEYVKMVRDFAKKDNAEVIVVSAKVEEEMAELDDEEKAMFLEELGIKESGLDQLIKASYHLLGLATYFTAGVQEVRAWTFRKGMKAPQCAGVIHTDFERGFIRAETVSYDALVEAGSMAAAKEAGKVRLEGKEYVVQDGDVMLFRFNV from the coding sequence ATGGCGTTAACAGCTGGAATCGTCGGTCTACCGAACGTCGGGAAGTCGACTCTATTCAACGCAATAACGAAGGCGGGAGCAGAGGCTGCCAACTATCCGTTCTGTACGATCGATCCAAACGTCGGAATCGTAGAAGTGCCGGATGAACGGCTTCAAAAATTAACTGAGCTTGTCGTACCAAAAAAGACAGTTCCGACAGCTTTTGAATTTACAGATATTGCAGGGATTGTTGAAGGGGCGAGTAAAGGGGAAGGACTAGGAAATAAGTTCCTCTCTCATATCCGCGAAGTCGATGCGATTTGCCAAGTCGTCCGTTGTTTTGACGATGAAAATATTACTCATGTATCAGGGAAAGTGAATCCGATCGACGATATTGAAGTCATCAACTTGGAACTAATCCTTGCTGACATGGAAAGCGTGGAAAAACGCTTGACTCGTGTATCCAAAATGGCGAAGCAAAAAGATAAGGATTCCATGGCTGAGGAACCGGTCTTGCTGAAGCTAAAAGAAGCTTTCGAGAATGAAAAGCCTGCCCGCTCCGTCGAATTGACACCGGAAGAATTCCAACTCATCAAAGGGATGCATCTGTTGACAATCAAGCCGATGCTTTACGTCGCAAACGTTTCGGAAGATGAAATTGCCAATGCAGAAGAGAACGAGTATGTCAAAATGGTCCGCGACTTTGCCAAGAAGGATAATGCGGAAGTGATTGTCGTAAGTGCAAAAGTTGAGGAAGAAATGGCTGAATTGGATGATGAAGAGAAGGCAATGTTCCTTGAAGAATTAGGGATAAAGGAATCTGGCCTAGATCAACTCATCAAAGCTTCTTATCATCTATTAGGCCTTGCAACTTACTTCACAGCAGGTGTCCAAGAAGTCCGCGCATGGACATTCCGTAAAGGGATGAAAGCGCCACAATGTGCAGGCGTTATCCATACAGACTTCGAACGTGGTTTCATCCGTGCAGAAACTGTTTCTTATGATGCGCTAGTAGAAGCCGGATCAATGGCAGCTGCCAAAGAAGCAGGCAAAGTCCGTCTAGAAGGAAAAGAATACGTAGTCCAAGACGGGGACGTCATGTTGTTTAGATTTAACGTATAA
- a CDS encoding DUF951 domain-containing protein — MKKPHPCGTNAWKIIRMGADIRIKCEGCGHSVMIPRNEFAKKMKKVLVKAEAEQN; from the coding sequence ATGAAAAAACCGCATCCGTGCGGAACGAATGCATGGAAAATCATCCGGATGGGCGCTGACATCAGGATAAAATGCGAAGGGTGCGGCCATAGTGTAATGATTCCACGGAATGAATTTGCAAAGAAGATGAAGAAAGTTCTCGTCAAGGCGGAAGCAGAACAAAATTAG
- a CDS encoding mechanosensitive ion channel family protein produces the protein MTNKQTEGIKEVLINEETEKIGRFIFSEQTWIDFGIIAVRIAIIIAISIIVVQVGKYIIRKIFKIKLKGPIRKEERREQTLLKLLENTLSYVIYFSAILSILQEFNIDVKGLLAGAGVLGLAVGFGAQSLVKDVISGFFILFEDQFSVGDYVKIGTAEGKVEEIGLRTTKIKNFTGELFILPNGTITQVVNYSLKNSLAIVDVTIPFELGIEKVEKAIDAFLDSMSKDNPDLLGKPKLIGAHDFTEDSVIERIIVETKPMRHYDIARNISMGIKKHLEQEGIEIPYPILVSKSFNNQ, from the coding sequence ATGACGAATAAGCAAACAGAAGGTATTAAAGAAGTGCTCATAAATGAAGAAACCGAAAAAATCGGCAGATTCATCTTCTCAGAACAAACGTGGATCGATTTCGGAATTATTGCCGTAAGGATTGCCATTATCATCGCAATCTCAATTATTGTCGTACAAGTCGGCAAATATATTATTCGAAAGATCTTCAAAATCAAATTAAAGGGTCCGATTCGGAAAGAAGAGCGGCGAGAACAGACTTTGCTCAAGCTGCTCGAGAACACGCTTAGCTATGTTATCTATTTTTCAGCAATCCTATCCATCCTGCAGGAGTTTAATATCGACGTGAAAGGGCTTCTAGCGGGAGCAGGGGTACTAGGCCTCGCTGTCGGTTTCGGAGCGCAAAGCCTCGTGAAGGACGTCATTTCAGGATTCTTCATCCTTTTCGAAGACCAATTTTCAGTCGGAGATTACGTCAAAATCGGAACTGCCGAAGGTAAGGTAGAAGAGATCGGTTTACGGACAACGAAAATAAAAAACTTCACCGGAGAGCTTTTCATTTTACCGAATGGTACTATCACGCAAGTCGTCAATTATTCTTTGAAAAATTCTTTGGCGATTGTCGATGTCACCATTCCATTTGAACTCGGCATCGAAAAAGTCGAAAAGGCGATCGATGCATTTTTGGATTCGATGAGTAAGGACAACCCCGACCTTCTAGGAAAGCCGAAATTGATCGGTGCCCATGACTTCACGGAAGACTCAGTCATTGAACGGATCATCGTTGAAACGAAGCCGATGCGTCATTATGACATTGCAAGGAATATTAGCATGGGGATAAAAAAACATTTGGAGCAGGAAGGAATCGAGATTCCATATCCTATACTTGTTTCAAAATCATTTAATAACCAATAA
- the yyaC gene encoding spore protease YyaC, whose product MHSALSTNYDYRLHYNETGAVWKLSTFFLEHIPFHEESLTFFCIGTDRSTGDALGPLTGSHLAESLLFPFHVVGTLEKPLHALNLQQQLDERLAMNPSPFIVAIDACLGRSDSIGHLLFHRGPLYPGKAVGKELPPVGNLSIKGVVNISGFMEQAVLQSTRLHLPFEMSRVISRSLQLAYGRFKTGNERLLQ is encoded by the coding sequence ATGCATTCAGCACTTTCCACTAATTATGATTACCGTCTTCACTATAATGAAACAGGTGCTGTTTGGAAGCTCAGCACATTTTTCCTTGAACATATCCCCTTTCACGAGGAGTCTTTAACCTTCTTTTGCATTGGAACGGACCGATCCACTGGAGACGCATTAGGACCGTTAACCGGTTCCCATTTGGCCGAATCTTTATTGTTTCCTTTTCATGTCGTCGGGACTTTGGAAAAGCCATTGCATGCCCTTAATCTACAACAACAATTAGATGAACGGCTAGCGATGAACCCTTCCCCTTTCATCGTCGCAATCGATGCTTGCTTAGGTAGAAGCGATTCCATCGGCCACTTGCTGTTCCATCGTGGTCCGCTCTATCCCGGTAAAGCGGTCGGAAAAGAATTGCCCCCTGTCGGTAATTTATCCATCAAAGGGGTCGTCAATATTTCGGGTTTCATGGAACAGGCCGTCCTGCAAAGCACTCGGTTGCATCTTCCTTTTGAAATGAGCCGAGTCATTTCCCGCTCCCTTCAATTAGCCTATGGAAGATTTAAAACAGGAAATGAACGGTTGTTACAATAA
- a CDS encoding DUF554 domain-containing protein, with protein MILLGSIINALLIIIGALLGRFLYNIPERMKETVMYGIGLAVAAIGIQMIFESTQILIVIISIVIGAIIGEWMDLDNKINELGNWIERKFPSKKEGPGIAQGFVTATLIFVVGSMAIIGAIDSGLRNDHDVLIMKGIIDGFTSVILSSTLGIGVMISAVPVFLYQGLITLFSTQISRFVPDELLQFFISEMTATGGLMIVGIGLNLIGITKIRVANLIPGIFVVGIIVTTVHFLF; from the coding sequence ATGATATTACTTGGTTCGATTATCAATGCCTTGTTAATAATAATAGGGGCTCTACTTGGCCGTTTTTTATATAACATCCCGGAACGGATGAAAGAGACCGTTATGTATGGAATCGGATTAGCGGTCGCGGCAATCGGTATCCAAATGATATTCGAAAGCACGCAAATATTGATTGTGATCATTAGCATCGTCATTGGAGCAATCATTGGGGAATGGATGGACCTGGACAATAAAATCAACGAATTAGGAAATTGGATTGAGCGGAAATTTCCTTCGAAAAAAGAAGGACCAGGCATTGCGCAAGGTTTTGTCACGGCAACGCTCATCTTCGTTGTCGGTTCAATGGCCATTATTGGAGCGATAGACAGCGGCTTACGGAACGACCATGACGTGTTGATCATGAAGGGCATCATCGATGGATTCACATCTGTCATCCTTAGTTCCACGCTTGGCATTGGCGTCATGATCTCTGCGGTCCCTGTTTTTCTTTACCAAGGACTCATTACATTATTTTCGACGCAAATTAGCCGCTTTGTGCCAGATGAGCTATTGCAATTTTTTATTTCCGAAATGACTGCGACGGGCGGCTTAATGATCGTCGGAATTGGATTGAACTTGATCGGCATTACGAAAATCCGAGTGGCGAACCTCATCCCGGGAATCTTTGTCGTCGGTATTATTGTAACAACCGTTCATTTCCTGTTTTAA